One Paenibacillus crassostreae DNA segment encodes these proteins:
- a CDS encoding Stp1/IreP family PP2C-type Ser/Thr phosphatase, with amino-acid sequence MINYVQVSHIGNVRSINEDSVQVCNTDSGYTLGIVADGMGGHQAGEKASQFAVETILADLSALEKGMSSEALQAALSDAILRANDVIYHEAANNEQYHNMGTTAVVLLMNGTQGWIGHVGDSRAYKVAECKAIQLTEDHTLVNELYKNGQITEAELDTHPRRNVLTKAVGTDIEVTVDVDSVTLGPQEVLFLCSDGLTNMVSNQHLGQIVGMQEVTLAERADRLLQLALLAGGDDNITIALFELQNDVVLASVKEWDS; translated from the coding sequence GTGATCAATTATGTTCAGGTTAGCCATATTGGAAACGTTCGATCTATCAACGAAGATTCTGTTCAGGTGTGTAATACAGACTCAGGTTATACGCTTGGGATCGTTGCAGATGGAATGGGTGGACATCAAGCTGGTGAAAAAGCAAGCCAGTTTGCTGTCGAAACGATATTAGCGGATCTATCTGCTCTTGAAAAGGGGATGTCCTCAGAAGCATTACAAGCCGCTCTCAGTGATGCTATTCTACGTGCGAATGATGTTATTTATCATGAAGCTGCGAATAACGAACAGTATCATAATATGGGCACAACGGCTGTTGTGTTATTAATGAATGGAACCCAGGGTTGGATTGGACATGTTGGGGATAGCCGAGCATATAAAGTTGCTGAATGTAAAGCTATTCAGCTAACTGAAGATCATACGCTAGTTAATGAATTGTATAAGAATGGACAGATCACAGAAGCAGAATTAGATACTCATCCGAGACGTAATGTTCTTACTAAAGCTGTGGGAACGGATATCGAAGTAACCGTTGATGTTGATTCAGTTACACTTGGACCTCAGGAAGTTCTGTTTCTATGTAGCGATGGTCTTACTAATATGGTGAGTAATCAGCACTTGGGCCAAATCGTAGGAATGCAGGAAGTGACACTTGCAGAACGTGCGGATCGTCTATTACAACTAGCACTTCTCGCGGGAGGCGACGATAATATTACGATCGCCCTCTTTGAACTTCAAAATGATGTCGTATTGGCAAGTGTAAAGGAGTGGGATTCATGA
- the rlmN gene encoding 23S rRNA (adenine(2503)-C(2))-methyltransferase RlmN — MKPFIYDYNLDDLQEWAKENGEPAFRAGQIFDWIYVKRVNKFEEMSNLSKELRQKLEDQFQFVTLSEITKFESKDGTVKFLFGLHDDHAIETVVMKHNYGNSVCVTTQVGCRVGCTFCASTLGGLKRDLTAGEIVAQVVQAQKILDARNERVSSIVIMGTGEPFENYDATMKFLRIMIHEKGLNIGQRHITVSTSGIVPNIYKFADEDTQINLAISIHAPNDALRSKLMPVNRRFPFADVMESLRYYLAKTGRRISFEYALIGGVNDQPEHAQELADVIKDMLCHVNLIPVNHVPERKYVRTSRNDIFQFQRILADNGVNVTIRREQGHDIAAACGQLRAKHMELR; from the coding sequence ATGAAACCCTTTATATATGATTACAACTTAGATGATCTACAAGAGTGGGCGAAAGAGAACGGAGAACCGGCTTTTCGAGCGGGACAAATTTTTGATTGGATATACGTAAAAAGAGTTAATAAATTCGAAGAAATGAGTAACTTATCTAAAGAGTTACGGCAGAAATTAGAAGATCAATTCCAATTCGTAACTCTGTCAGAGATTACGAAGTTCGAATCAAAGGATGGAACAGTTAAATTCTTATTTGGTCTACATGACGATCACGCCATTGAGACGGTTGTAATGAAACATAATTACGGGAACAGTGTTTGTGTGACGACTCAAGTAGGATGTCGAGTTGGATGTACTTTCTGTGCATCTACACTAGGCGGATTGAAAAGAGATTTAACAGCAGGTGAGATTGTTGCTCAAGTGGTTCAAGCCCAGAAGATATTGGATGCTAGAAATGAACGTGTCAGCAGTATCGTTATCATGGGAACAGGTGAACCTTTTGAAAACTATGACGCAACAATGAAATTTCTGAGAATTATGATTCATGAGAAAGGCCTGAATATAGGTCAGCGGCATATTACGGTCTCCACGAGCGGGATTGTTCCTAATATCTACAAATTCGCAGATGAAGACACACAGATTAATCTTGCTATTTCAATACATGCACCTAATGATGCCTTACGCTCTAAGTTAATGCCGGTCAACCGTCGTTTTCCTTTTGCAGATGTTATGGAATCATTAAGATATTATCTTGCCAAAACGGGACGGAGAATTTCATTCGAGTATGCCTTAATTGGTGGCGTTAACGATCAACCGGAACATGCTCAGGAACTAGCAGATGTTATTAAAGATATGTTATGCCATGTGAATCTCATTCCAGTCAACCATGTACCTGAACGTAAATACGTTCGTACATCGCGTAATGATATTTTTCAGTTTCAAAGGATTCTTGCAGATAACGGAGTGAATGTAACCATTCGCCGTGAACAAGGCCATGATATTGCGGCCGCCTGTGGACAGCTACGGGCTAAGCATATGGAGTTGAGGTGA
- the rsmB gene encoding 16S rRNA (cytosine(967)-C(5))-methyltransferase RsmB: protein MSNDRKPNKNHTVTARELALDVLTKVEQEGAYSNLQLNAGLQKAALIREDVALTTELVYGTIARLNTLDYFLRRYVAKGLDKLQPWVRNLLRMSLYQLMYLDRIPPHAVVNEAVNIAKSKGHQGISGMVNGVLRSILRSKEELVIPEGLTPAERIALQHSHPKWLVKRWITQYGEQAAEEICIANNTPPSISVRVNTTMISREKLMKVMAEQGIEAMPSSLTLEGILIKSGGNMALTDWYRDGLLSVQDESSMLVAEAVGPMPGMRILDCCAAPGGKTAHMAELMKDDGHIIANDMYPHKEKLIREQAERLGLSSIETVVGDALNLSEAYSESSFDRILLDAPCSGLGVIRRKPDLKWAKKPADIEGIATLQYELLEKISPLLRVGGILVYSTCTIEPQENEEMVRRFLENHPQYGLAEEHPSSWTELQRIALSRGGGIQILPQDFKSDGFFIARIQRIS from the coding sequence ATGAGCAATGATCGTAAACCCAACAAGAATCACACAGTAACCGCGCGTGAATTAGCATTGGACGTATTAACTAAGGTAGAACAGGAAGGCGCATATAGTAACTTACAGTTGAATGCTGGATTGCAAAAAGCCGCGTTAATCCGCGAAGATGTAGCATTGACAACGGAATTAGTGTATGGAACAATCGCTCGTCTGAACACGCTAGACTATTTCTTAAGAAGATATGTGGCCAAAGGATTGGACAAGCTACAACCATGGGTGCGCAATCTATTACGAATGAGCTTATACCAATTGATGTATTTGGATCGAATTCCGCCACATGCGGTAGTGAATGAAGCTGTTAATATAGCAAAGAGTAAGGGACATCAAGGGATTTCCGGGATGGTAAACGGAGTGCTACGCAGTATACTACGTAGTAAGGAAGAGTTAGTTATACCTGAAGGACTAACCCCAGCTGAAAGAATAGCATTACAGCATTCCCATCCGAAATGGTTGGTGAAACGTTGGATTACGCAATACGGCGAACAGGCTGCTGAAGAGATTTGTATTGCCAACAATACACCTCCTTCGATCAGTGTACGTGTGAATACAACGATGATTAGCCGTGAGAAGCTAATGAAGGTGATGGCGGAACAAGGTATAGAGGCAATGCCTTCTTCACTGACATTGGAAGGCATTCTCATCAAGAGTGGTGGGAATATGGCCTTAACGGACTGGTATCGTGATGGATTATTATCCGTACAGGATGAAAGTTCTATGCTAGTCGCTGAAGCTGTTGGACCAATGCCTGGCATGAGAATTCTAGATTGCTGCGCTGCACCTGGTGGTAAGACCGCACATATGGCTGAGTTAATGAAGGATGATGGACATATCATCGCAAATGATATGTACCCTCATAAAGAGAAACTTATCCGTGAACAGGCCGAGCGTCTGGGACTTTCTTCAATTGAGACAGTTGTTGGAGATGCTCTGAATTTGAGTGAAGCATATTCGGAATCTTCCTTTGATCGTATTTTACTGGACGCTCCTTGCTCCGGACTTGGCGTGATCCGACGCAAACCTGACCTGAAATGGGCTAAGAAGCCGGCTGATATTGAAGGGATTGCGACTTTGCAATATGAACTCCTAGAGAAGATTTCGCCCTTGTTACGAGTGGGAGGAATCTTGGTATACAGCACTTGTACAATTGAGCCACAAGAGAATGAAGAGATGGTGAGACGATTCTTGGAGAACCATCCACAATACGGACTAGCTGAGGAGCATCCATCTTCATGGACTGAACTACAGAGAATTGCTCTATCACGTGGTGGAGGTATACAAATCTTACCTCAAGATTTCAAAAGTGATGGGTTCTTTATTGCTCGGATCCAGCGAATCTCTTAG
- the fmt gene encoding methionyl-tRNA formyltransferase, translating to MNIVFMGTPAFAVPSLRMLLEEGYQVVAVVTQPDRPQGRKRILTPTPVKEVALEYGLPVLQPERMRNKDAVEELAAYKPDLIVTAAYGQILPKAVLDLPTRGCVNIHGSLLPKYRGGAPIQRSIINGELVTGVTLMYMAEGLDTGDMIAQVKVAIEEKDTSGTMFEKLSKVGATLLQEQLPNLLEGIVTRIPQNDVDASYSPNLKREDERIDWNRSAREIFNQVRGLVPFSGAFTLWEGEVFKVWAASPSAISSQQDATLPGTVLELTELGIEVKTGDGSVWLTKVQPSGKKVMEVEAFVRGTSMVKGTVLS from the coding sequence ATGAATATCGTATTTATGGGAACACCGGCGTTTGCGGTTCCCAGTTTGCGTATGCTCCTTGAAGAGGGGTATCAGGTTGTTGCCGTCGTGACACAACCTGATCGCCCACAAGGTCGCAAGCGAATACTAACACCAACGCCCGTGAAGGAAGTAGCCCTTGAATACGGTTTACCTGTGTTGCAGCCTGAACGTATGCGTAATAAGGATGCAGTAGAAGAACTAGCAGCATATAAACCTGATCTAATTGTAACAGCAGCTTATGGTCAGATTCTTCCTAAAGCAGTATTGGATCTGCCAACACGTGGTTGTGTTAACATTCATGGATCGCTATTGCCTAAGTATCGTGGGGGGGCACCTATTCAACGATCCATTATAAACGGTGAGTTGGTGACGGGTGTTACTCTGATGTACATGGCAGAGGGATTGGATACCGGAGATATGATTGCTCAGGTAAAAGTGGCTATTGAGGAAAAAGATACATCCGGCACCATGTTCGAGAAGCTAAGTAAGGTCGGAGCCACTTTACTACAAGAACAACTACCTAACCTTCTTGAAGGTATAGTTACCAGAATTCCACAGAATGATGTTGATGCTTCTTATTCGCCAAATCTCAAGCGTGAAGATGAACGAATCGATTGGAACCGAAGCGCTCGAGAAATTTTCAATCAGGTTCGTGGATTAGTTCCTTTCTCTGGAGCGTTTACTCTGTGGGAGGGTGAGGTATTCAAAGTATGGGCGGCTTCCCCCTCCGCTATATCTTCACAGCAGGATGCTACACTTCCCGGCACGGTTCTTGAACTAACTGAACTTGGAATAGAAGTGAAGACAGGTGATGGTTCGGTCTGGTTGACTAAAGTTCAGCCTAGTGGAAAGAAAGTCATGGAAGTTGAAGCGTTTGTTCGAGGTACGAGTATGGTTAAAGGAACAGTATTGTCATGA
- the def gene encoding peptide deformylase yields MSIRIIVIEPDEVLHQMAKEVKKITPNVQKLLNDMADTMYDAEGVGLAAPQVGILKRLIVVDVGDENGLIKLINPEVVSAEGEQFGPEGCLSIPKINGDVRRAETVTVKGLDPEGKEITITGSGLLARAFLHEIDHLNGVLFTDIAEKVYEYIPERLGKE; encoded by the coding sequence ATGTCCATTCGAATTATTGTTATTGAACCTGATGAAGTGCTCCACCAGATGGCTAAAGAAGTAAAGAAAATTACACCAAACGTTCAGAAATTATTGAATGATATGGCAGATACGATGTATGACGCTGAAGGCGTAGGTCTTGCTGCACCTCAAGTTGGAATTCTTAAACGATTAATTGTCGTTGATGTGGGAGATGAGAATGGATTGATCAAATTGATTAACCCTGAAGTTGTCTCTGCTGAAGGAGAGCAGTTCGGTCCTGAAGGATGTCTAAGCATTCCTAAAATTAATGGTGATGTTCGACGTGCTGAGACGGTAACGGTTAAAGGGCTTGATCCAGAAGGTAAGGAAATTACGATAACGGGAAGTGGACTATTAGCTCGTGCCTTCTTACATGAGATTGACCACTTGAACGGTGTACTATTCACTGACATTGCAGAGAAAGTGTATGAATATATTCCAGAACGACTTGGAAAGGAATGA